A region of Heteronotia binoei isolate CCM8104 ecotype False Entrance Well chromosome 2, APGP_CSIRO_Hbin_v1, whole genome shotgun sequence DNA encodes the following proteins:
- the YOD1 gene encoding ubiquitin thioesterase OTU1, translating to MLRLRCKARSGSYPLPGLTAHSCLRELQAALAALTGVPVQAQRLLLGFPPRGLDLSDGERRLGELGIHSGDTLIVEEDASNLRTESSIVTKRTAPNSVRDTLPVLARRVVPADNSCLFTGIYYVVEGGVYDPACAPEMRNLIAQIVASDPESYSEAILGKTNQEYCDWIRRDDTWGGAIEVSILSKFYQCEICVVDTQTVRIDRFGEDAGYAKRVLLIYDGIHYDPLERRIPNSDIPPQTIFSASDDIVLAQALELADEARRKRQFTDVNRFTLRCMVCQKGLTGQVEAREHAKETGHTNFGEV from the exons ATGTTAAGGCTGCGCTGCAAGGCCAGGAGCGGTTCGTACCCGCTGCCCGGGCTCACGGCGCATTCCTGCTTGCGCGAACTCCAGGCAGCGCTCGCCGCTCTCACCGGGGTGCCGGTTCAGGCCCAGCGGCTGCTGCTTGGATTCCCCCCGCGTGGGCTCGACCTCAGCGACGGAGAGCGGCGCCTCGGAGAGCTTGGCATTCATTCGG GTGATACTCTAATAGTTGAAGAAGATGCAAGCAACCTCAGGACTGAGTCATCCATAGTTACAAAACGGACTGCTCCTAATTCAGTCAGGGACACTCTACCCGTGCTTGCCCGGAGAGTTGTTCCTGCAGATAATTCATGCCTCTTCACCGGCATATACTATGTGGTAGAAGGTGGTGTTTATGACCCAGCATGTGCCCCAGAAATGAGAAATCTTATAGCCCAAATCGTAGCAAGTGATCCAGAATCCTATAGTGAGGCAATACTAGGAAAGACTAACCAAGAATACTGTGATTGGATCAGAAGAGACGATACATGGGGAGGTGCAATTGAGGTTTCTATTTTGTCAAAGTTCTATCAATGTGAAATTTGTGTAGTGGACACTCAGACAGTCAGAATTGATCGCTTTGGGGAAGATGCTGGCTATGCTAAACGGGTTCTTCTAATTTATGATGGTATTCACTATGATCCACTTGAGCGCAGAATCCCCAACTCAGACATTCCTCCCCAGACAATTTTTTCTGCATCGGATGATATTGTCCTTGCTCAGGCTTTGGAGCTAGCAGATGAAGCCAGAAGAAAGAGGCAGTTCACTGATGTAAACCGGTTTACACTGAGATGTATGGTATGTCAGAAAGGATTGACTGGGCAAGTGGAAGCCAGAGAACATGCCAAGGAAACGGGACATACCAACTTTGGAGAGGTGTGA